The Myotis daubentonii chromosome 9, mMyoDau2.1, whole genome shotgun sequence genome has a segment encoding these proteins:
- the LOC132240552 gene encoding LOW QUALITY PROTEIN: MBT domain-containing protein 1-like (The sequence of the model RefSeq protein was modified relative to this genomic sequence to represent the inferred CDS: inserted 1 base in 1 codon) has translation MFDGYDSCSEDTGSSSSSEESEEEVAPLPSNLPLIKNNGQVYTYPDGKSGMATCEMCGMVGVRDAFYSKTKRFCSVSCSRSYSSNSKKASILARLQVTGKPPTKKAKVLQKQPLVAKLAAYAQYQATLQNQAKTKAVVSMEGFSWGNYINSNSFIAAPVTCFKHAPMGTCWGDISENVRVEVPNTDCSLPTKVFWIAGIVKVAGYSALLRYEGFENDSALDFWCNICSSDIRPVGWCAASGKPLVPPRTIHHKYTNWKAFLVKRLTGAKTLPPDFLQKVSESMQYPFKPCMRVEAVDKRHLCRTRVAVVESVIGGRLRLVYEDSEDKTDDXWCHMHSPLIHHIGWSRSIGHRFKRSDITKKQDGHFDTPPHVFAKVKEVGQSGEWFKEGMKLEAKDPLNLSTICVATIRKVLADRFLMVGIHGSEAADGSDWFCYHATSPSIFPVGFCEINMIELTPPRGYTKLPFKWFDYLRETGSIAAAVKLFNKDVPNHGFRVGMKLEAVDLMEPRLICVATVTRIIHRLLRIHFDGWEEEYDQWVDCESPDLYPVGWCQLTGYQLQPPASQSTRESQSGSSKQKKKAKSQQYKGHKKMTTLQLKEELIDGEDYSFLQRASDPESNGSANFYIKQEP, from the exons CAAGTCTACACATACCCAGATGGCAAATCTGGCATGGCTACCTGTGAAATGTGTGGGATGGTTGGTGTGCGAGATGCTTTTTACTCCAAAACAAAGCGTTTCTGCAGTGTTTCGTGTTCAAGAAGTTATTCGTCTAATTCCAAGAAGGCAAGCATTTTGGCCAGACTTCAGGTAACGGGTAAGCCTCCAACAAAGAAAGCAAAAGTTCTTCAGAAACAACCTTTAGTTGCTAAACTAGCCGCATATGCTCAGTATCAAGCTACCTTGCAAAATCAAGCAAAGACTAAAGCAGTAGTCTCCATGGAAGGTTTCAGCTGGGGTAACTACATCAATAGCAATAGCTTTATAGCAGCTCCCGTTACCTGCTTTAAACATGCACCCATGGGGACCTGCTGGGGTGATATCTCAGAAAATGTGAGAGTAGAAGTTCCCAATACAGACTGCAGCCTGCCTACCAAAGTCTTCTGGATTGCTGGGATTGTAAAAGTAGCAGGTTACAGTGCCCTTTTAAGATATGAAGGATTTGAAAACGATTCAGCTCTGGACTTCTGGTGCAATATCTGTAGCTCTGATATCCGTCCAGTTGGCTGGTGTGCAGCCAGTGGGAAGCCTCTTGTCCCTCCTAGAACTATTCATCATAAGTATACGAACTGGAAAGCTTTTCTAGTGAAACGACTTACTGGTGCCAAAACACTTCCTCCCGACTTCTTACAAAAGGTTTCAGAAAGTATGCAGTATCCTTTCAAACCTTGCATGAGAGTAGAAGCGGTTGACAAGAGACATTTGTGTCGAACACGAGTAGCAGTGGTGGAAAGTGTAATTGGAGGACGATTAAGACTAGTGTATGAAGACAGCGAAGATAAAACAGATG TTTGGTGCCATATGCACAGCCCACTAATCCATCATATTGGCTGGTCTCGAAGCATAGGCCATCGATTCAAAAGATCTGATattacaaagaaacaggatggaCATTTTGATACACCACCACATGTATTTGCTAAGGTAAAAGAAGTGGGCCAGAGTGGGGAATGGTTCAAGGAAGGAATGAAATTGGAAGCTAAAGACCCATTAAATCTTTCCACAATATGTGTGGCAACCATTAGAAAGGTGCTGGCTGACAGATTCCTAATGGTTGGGATCCATGGCTCAGAAGCAGCAGATGGATCTGACTGGTTCTGTTATCATGCAACCTCCCCTTCTATTTTCCCTGTTGGTTTCTGTGAAATTAACATGATTGAGCTTACTCCACCTAGAGGTTACACTAAACTTCCTTTTAAATGGTTTGACTACCTCAGGGAAACTGGCTCCATTGCAGCAGCAGTAAAACTATTTAATAAGGATGTTCCAAATCACGGATTTCGTGTCGGAATGAAGTTAGAAGCAGTAGATCTCATGGAGCCACGTTTAATATGTGTAGCCACAGTAACTCGAATCATTCATCGCCTCTTGAGGATACACTTTGATGGATGGGAAGAAGAATATGACCAGTGGGTAGACTGTGAGTCTCCTGACCTCTATCCTGTAGGGTGGTGTCAATTAACTGGATATCAACTACAGCCTCCCGCATCACAGTCAACAAGAGAAAGCCAATCGGGTTcatcaaaacagaagaaaaaggcTAAGTCCCAGCAATACAAAGGACATAAGAAAATGACTACATTGCAGCTGAAGGAGGAGTTGATAGATGGAGAGGACTACAGTTTCCTGCAAAGAGCATCTGACCCGGAAAGCAATGGCTCTGCCAACTTCTACATCAAGCAAGAGCCCTGA